The genomic stretch GCAACGTGCCGAGCTCCCCGGGGAGAGGAGAAACATGGAAAAGAGTATTATTTCTTTTCGACGGATGAGTTTAAAAAGAGAATAGAGGCGAAAGATTTCTTGGAGTGGGAAGAGGTTTATCCGGGGTGTTTCTACGGGACGTTGAAAAGTGAATTGGAACGAATTTGGAAGGCTGGTCATGCCGTGGTATTTGACGTGGATGTCGTTGGCGGGGTGAATATCAAGAAAATATTCGGAGATCAGGCGTTATCTGTCTTTATCAAAGCTCCTTCCGTAGAGGTCTTGCGGCAACGGTTGATCGGGCGAGGTACGGATTCAATGGAGAAAATCGAGCAAAGGGTGGCCAAAGCGGAATATGAAATGACATTTGCCGATAAATTTGACGTGGTCATCGTGAATGACAATTTGGACATGGCTTTAGCCGAGGCAGAAAAAGCAGTAAGAGATTTTTTGAAATAATCGGATGGTGCAAGGTCAGAAAGAGAATAGAGAACCCGTTGTCGGGCTTTTTTTCGGATCGTTTAACCCGATTCACAATGGACACGTGGGGATTGCTCGCTACTTGTTGGAAAAAAAACTGTGCGAGGAAGTGTGGTTCGTGATCAGTCCTTGTAATCCGTTTAAAGTGGATCGTTTCCTTTTGCCGGAAACGGATCGTCTGGCAATCGTGAGCGCCGCTATTGGGGGAATTCCCGGGATGAAAGCTTGTGATGTGGAGTTTTCTATGTCTAAACCTTCTTACACGGTCGATACCTTGCGAGTCCTGTTTGATCGGTATCCCGGTCGTCGGTTTGCTTTGATCATCGGGGGAGATAACGTACCGGATTTCCCGAAATGGAAAGACTATCATTGGATTGAGGCACATTGTTCCATCTTTGTTTATCCCCGTCCGGGGATGGTGAATTCTGAAGAATCTCCGAGTATGACGTTCATTGATGCGCCTTTGTTCCCCTTATCTGCTACCGAGATCCGGGAAATGATTCGAAAAGGAGATGATATTTCAAATTTGGTTCCAAGCGAGGCTTTATCGTTGATCTGGAAGTTGTATTCAGAATAAGTGAGCTTGTTATGTGGTGTAAAACAAAATTGGCAGAGATCTTCTACATCTCATAACGTGCTCACTTATTTCACAGAACAATGCTTGTTGGAAAATTTGGATAGAAGAAGATCATGTTACCATGATGAACATCTTGCCAGCTTCACTTCCCGAAAGCTACATAAACAGTTACGTCTTGGCAGGTTTTCTGACTTGCTTCCTTTTCGTCGCCTTCCCATCTATGTACAGACAGTGGCAGTAGAGACTAAAGTTTTGAAGCTTACAGCTGCGGGTACAGTTCCCGACTTTCACGGGATTCCCTCGTAATGTCACGAAGAACATTACCTTTCCAATACGTTTACAAACATAGGGAAAATAATTGAAAATCGGAAATAGAAGATTGAAAAATATTCTTTTTCATGAGGTTCGTGTTTTTTCGAATAATTATGAGATGAGTTGTATAATTATGCATGGGAATTAAAATGTAATACACGTGTAATTAGATAGTTAAGATTAAATTCGAGAGATCGAAAACGTTGTAAAAAGTCGAAAACAAGTTGTACTTTTGTGTGGCTAAAAATAAGCGAAATTAATAACTAAAATAAAATAAGTTGTAGTATGGGATTTGTAACTAAGGAGAAATTGTTCTCCAAGGATTTCTTTATCACCTACGGATGGTTGTTGGGTGGTTGTTTTGTGTTTGCATTAGGGGCTGTATTATTTGCAGAGCCTTACGGTTTTGCTCCTGGGGGAACATATGGTCTGTCCATGGTATTTCATCATTTGTGGGGGTGGGAGACTGAAATTGCGGCCCTTTGTATGGATGTGCCTCTGTTATTGCTGGGTATCTATTTTTTGGGAGGAATGTTTGGTGTGAAAACCATTATCTGTACGTTTGCTATTCCGGCATTTATGCGGTTGATTCACTATCTTTATGGTTACGATGCTTTGTTGGAGCCGGGAATTACAGACCGGACAATGTTGAATGAGCAGTTGCTGTCGGCTATTTTCGGTGGTATTGTTTATGGTATCGGTATCGGTATGATTTTCAAAGCACGGGCAACTTCCGGGGGATCGGATATTATTTCCATGATTTTGAATAAGTACACGCATATCTCTTTAGGAACATTGGTAATTATCGTGGATTGCACGATTACCTTGTCAACGGTTGTAGCCTTTGGAGACTGGCGTTTGCCCATGTATTCTTGGATTATCGTGTTCATCGAAGGTAAGGTGATTGACTTGATCGTGGAAGGTGCTTCTGTTCACAAGACATTGATGATCGTGACCAAGGAGATGGATACCGTGAAAAATATAATTTTGAACGATATTAACCGCGGAGCTACGATTTTACCGGCTATCGGGGCTTATAAAGGAGAGTCGCGTGAGATGATTTACACGATATTAACCCGTCGCGAGATGATGGTTTTACGTCACAAAATTCGTGAAATCGACCCGGAGGCTTTTATAAATGTTATTGATTCCAGAGAAATATTAGGAAAAGGATTCAAGTCACTGGATGCAGAATAAAAAAAGAGGCTTTCGCCTCTTTTTTACAATAGAATATATACTAAAAAAGAGCCGAAAGGCTCTTTTTTTAATACATATCCGTGATATCCCAGACAAATGCCCGGATACCGTTTTCTTTATTCACTTCGTCCAGATTCTTGACATATTTCAAGATCAGAGGGACCATTTCGTCTTCCACGATGGTCATGGTGGCGGAGTTCATCTCCGGCCAGGTATGAGTTCCCATTCTGGGTTCTCCATCCACGGTTCCAGCCCCGTTGACCAGAGGCCATTGCGTGAATCCTCGTATTTGTAATTGGTCAAGGATAAAAGCAACCCGTTCCGTCAAGGCTTGATTATATGATATAAATACTGCTTTCATAGTGTTTTAGGTTTTAGATTTTAGATTTACGATTCCGTATCGTAAATCTAAAATCAAGTATTATTTATTTCTTTTTCGGGAGATCTCTTTCCGGGTTAAAGTCAGCCATGAACTTGAATTGTTTGCTGAGAATCTTCTTCTTGTCACGGCTACCACTCTTGTCCATCGCGGCGTAAACAGCCGGAACAATTAACATGGTGATGATCGTGGAGAAGATCATACCACCGATTACGGCGATACCCATCGGTCTCCAAGTTTCAGAACCCTCACCGGCACTAATTGCCATAGGCACCATACCTAAGATGGTGGTTAACGAGGTCATCAATACCGGACGCAAACGAGAACGACAAGCCATTGCGATTGCGTCGTACAGGCGGATGCCCCGTTCACGCATCAAGTTAATGAAGTCGATCAACACGATACCATTCTTCGTAACGATACCCACCAACATGATACCACCTAAAGCGGCGACGATACTCAAGGTCGTGTTCGTCAGCAATAAGGCTAGAACCACTCCGGTGAAGGCGAATGGGATAGCCAACATGATGATGAACGGCATCTTGAATGACTCGAACTGTGCAGCCATCACAATGTAAACCAGCATCAAAGAGAGTAACAACAATAAGAATAAAGAACTGAATGATTCCTGTTGGTCCTCGTAGCTACCACCGATGTACATGGATACTTCCTGAGGTATTTCCGTGTTGTCGATGATTTGTTGAGCTGCAACAGCAATATCTCCCAAGGCAACTCCTGCTGCTGGTGTGATAGATACTTTTAACAATCGTTGTTTACTCTTACGTTCGATATTTGGTGGAGAGAAGAACTCTTGGATCTCTCCTAGTTCTTTTAACCGTACCTTCTGGCCTTTACCATCGGGAATTATAATATTCTCGATCTCGGTGATTGAAGAACGATATTTCTCGTCAAAGCGCACGATAATATCATATTCCTCTCCGTTTTCCTTGTATTTACTATTCCGGTAACCATAGATACGGTTACGCATGTATGAACCTACTTCTGATGTAGTCAGACCGTGGCGAGCCAGTTTATCTTGATCCAACATGATACGTAACTCGGATTTATCTTCGTCACGACTGATCTTGATATCCTCAGCTCCTGGGATTTGGCGGGCTTTTTCTGCAATTAGGTGAGCTAAGTTTGTGGTCGTGTTGAAGTCATGTCCCATGATTTCAATATCCACGTTGTTACCACCCATGGAACCACCGCTTGATGTTGTTACCGTGTACTGTAGAACATCCGGGAATCCTTTCAAGATGCCACGCACTTGGTCGGCGATCTGGAATACACTACGTTTACGTTCTTTGATATCTGTAGTTCTCAAACGCATGTTCAAGATATTGTTACCCGTGCTATTCATCATGGAAGCGAAAGAGGCCTCTTCCTCACTACCGTATGACAAGTTGATCAACTTGATTTCCGGAATGTTCTTGCGGATGATGGAATCGATTTCCAAAGCAACTTCTCTCGTCACTTCCACGCGTTGGCCGGATTGCATCTTGGCGTACACGTTCAAGTAGTTTTGGTCATTCTGGGGCATGAAGTCCGTTTTGATCAATTTAGCCATGAACATGGAGGCAAAGAATAGGGCGAACATGCTCAAGATCGTTACGGTCTTGTGAACAAGTACCCACCGGATCAATTTCTCGTAAACACTATCCAGTTTGTCCAACATTTTGGAAACGAAGTTGTAAAAACTGAATTTGCCTGAATCCGTCTTTTCTTGGATTTTCATCAATTGAGAACACAACATCGGGGTCAAGGAGATTGCGGTTACGGTTGACGTACATACCGTGATACAAACGATCCATCCCAACTGTTTGAACAAAATACCGGTCATTCCGGTCACCAGCGTCAACGGGAAGAACACGGCCACGGTTACCAACGTCGTAACGATTACGGACAACCAAACCTCGTTTGTACCGTATTTAGCGGCCTCTCGCGGACGGCTACCCCGGTCGATATGTTTCGTGATGTTCTCCAATACCACGATGGCATCGTCCACCACCATACCGATTGCGATGGACAGGGACGACAGTGATATGATATTAAGCGATTCCCCGGTTGCAAACAGGTAAATGAAGGCAACAATCAAGGAGATCGGGATTGTCAACGCGATGATGAAGGTTGCTCTCCAACGTCCCAAGAATAAGAACACGATCAAAATTACGAAGATCAAAGCGTACATCAAAGACTCCTGCAAGTTATTAATAGACTTGATGATGAAGTCCGAGTTGTCCGAAATGATTTGGAATTTAATATCCGTGGGTAATTCCTTTTGTGCTTTTTCAATTTCACCTTTTGCCTGTTTTGCAACGGCCACGGCGTTTGCGTCAGTTTGTTTGGTTACCATCAAAACACCACCCCGGCCTCTGTTAATCGTTTGTTCCAGCGTAATATCTTTCAACGTATCTCGTACGTTTGCAACATCTCGCAAGTAAATGATTTTATCATTCTGGGTACCTAGCACGATATTTTTAATCTGGTCACTTTCTTCGAATTCTCCTTCCACACGCAAAGTATAATCCATCTGTCCCATTTTCACGTTACCGGAAGAAACATCTTTATTTTCTGCCAAGATCTTGCTGCCGATTTGTTCCAACGTCAAATTGTAAGCGTCAAGTTTATTGGGGTCTAAATCCACGTAAACCACACGCTCCGGGGCTCCGGCCACGATAACGGAGGCAACTCCGTCCACGCGGTTTAACCGGGTAATCAGCTTGTCATCCAAAATCTTGTCAATACCGGGATATGATTCTTTTGCGGTTACGGCATAGATCAAGATGGGCATCATGGACGTGTTGAAACGCATGATGGTAGGACGGTCTATATCGTCTGGAAGGCGCGACATGGCTTTATCCACGGCGTCACGTACGTCGTTTGAAGCCTCGTCAAGATTCACTTCCCACTCAAACTCCAAAGAGATAACGGATAAGTTATCGTAAGAAGTTGAGGTCAATTCCTTCAAGTCATCCACCGAGTTCAACTGGTCTTCGAGGATCTTGGTCACGTTCTCTTCGATATCTGCGGCGTTAGCTCCCGGATAGGTTGCCATTACCGTGATATAAGGCGGGTCCATCTTGGGATACTGGTCCACCGGTAATTGTATATAGGAGGCAACACCCAATACGATGATGGCAAGGAAAACCATCAAGGTTGAAATGGGTTTGTTGACCGCTGTATTGTATATACTCATATTCTGATTTTTAAATTTTAAGTTTTAAATTTTAAGTTGCGGGATTCTCCTATTTTGTGATAGAAAGCGGTGATCCGTCAACTAACCGGCCTTGACCGACAACGATCAGTTCGTCTCCTTCGTGGATTTCGTCGCTGATTAGCTCAACTTGATCCTCGAAACGTCTGCCAAGTTTTACTGCCACGCGTTTCGCCTTTCCACCTTGATTCAAGAATACATAACGGTCGTTTGAACCTTGCAATTTCAACACCGCAATTGCAGGGGCAACCACGGTCTCCGTGTTACCGATGAAAAAGTCGATGGTTCCGTACATCCCCGGTCTTAGTGATTCATCGCTATTCGGGATTTTTACTTCTACCGTGAATGTTCTTGAGGCGGGGTCGATCGTCGGGTAAACGATGCTAACCGTTCCATCAAATGTTCTGTCGGGATAGATATTGCTCTTCAACTGAACTTTAGTTCCTTTTTGCACGGCCAGATAATATTGTTCGGCTAGGTTCACGTAAGCTTTCAACGGGTTAATTTTCTCGATTGCGATAATGGACGGTTTGCTAGCACCACCAAAAGCGGCTCCCGTGTAAAGTTCTCCGTTCTCGAAATATTTTCCGGTTACGATTCCGTCAAAAGGAGCGAGCATTTTCGTGTTTTCTTTCAAGAAATCTACGTTTGCTTTGGCCACCTCGTATTGAGTTACGGCAGCATCGTAAGCCTGTTTGGAAATACTTCCGGTTTCATTTAATTGGACGGCACGATTATATTCTGTTTCTAGGTTTTTTAATTGAACTTCTGCCTGAACGAGCTGGGTTCTATCCATTTCAACGAGTAGCTGACCTTTTTTGATGCGGTCGCCTACTTCCACGTAAATCTTCTCGATTCTTCCCGTGGCAGCGGGGGCATAGTACACTTGTTTGTCAGCTTGTAAGTTGGCAGTATAATCCAATGTTTTGGCGATATTCGTTTTCTCTAATTTTTGTACCTTAACAGGAACCGCCTCCACGGTTTCCTCTGTAGTCTTATCTTTTTTGCCCGAGCAACCGGCAAGGATAGCTAATGCTATAATCGATAAAATGAGATTCTTTACCATTGTATTTCTTTTTTGTTTTTATTATTCAAGTTGTTTTATCGAGGAAGTTGATTATACAATTTTTCCAAGCTTACTTGTGCTTGTAGCAAGCTTAGAATTGCTTCCGTGTAATTTGTTTCTGCTTGCAGGTAGTTATTATTTGCTTGTGTCAAATCCAAACTGGAAACAGCTCCCAGCTCGTATTTTCTCTGGTAGTTCTTTAATACCCGCGTGGCAACATCGATGTTCTCTTTTTGCAGGTTGTAATTCTCCATCGCATTTTTCAAGTTGAATTTCAACTGTTCGTCCTGCACGTTCAACTGGTCTTGCAACAAACTCTTCTGCATATAAGATTGTTCCAATGTGATTTTGGCCTGTTTAACCTTGGAATCCCGTTGTAAACCGGAGAAAATAGGAATGTTCATCGTGAGTCCCGCCGTGTGTTTCGGGCTCATATCCAGTGCCGGTTTCAAAATCTTGTAGTTGAAGTTGTAATTACCGGAGATCGTGGGAGCGTAACTCCATTTTTCCAGCCCTAACATCTTTTTATTCAACTCGGTTTGCGTGGTAATTAACTGATAACTCAAGTTATTATTAATGTCGAATTTCTCAACATATAAACGAGCGGATTTGTCGTTTTCCAAGAATACGTTCAGAGCGTCCGTTAGTTTGATCGGGGTTCCTGCTTCCAATCCCAGTTGGAGGCGTAATAAATTATAATTTACGGCAACCGTTCTTTCCATAGATAATAAGCTGTTTTTCAGTTGTCCCACGTTAATGCGGATTTGGTCCACATCCGTCACTTCAACTGTTCCGGCCTTGTACATGTTATCGGTGTGCTTGTAAATTTCATTCATATTCTCTAGGTTCTGACGCAAAATGTCGAGCATTCTCTCGGATACTAACACCGTGTAATATGAATTATAAATATTCTCAATGATGTCCAGCTCCGTGGTTTCAACTTCTTGCTCGGTTAGGCGTACCGCAATTTTGCTGGTTTGTAAGCCCAGAATCCATTGGCCGCTGAATAATAATTGTTGTAAACCTACTGTTAGGTTGGATTGGTCTTTCATTTTTATCGCTTGACCGCCGAAATCCATCTTGTAGTTGAAATTAGTGGAATACGTTACGGTACCATTGACTTGTGGTAACCCTTGTGATACGGATTCCCGTACCTTCTGGCGATACAAATCAATATTCATCTGCGAAGATTGCAGTTCCTTGTTGTGCTTGATGGCAAACTCCACTGCTTGTTGCAGCGATATCGTTTGCGGCGCTTCCTGTGCGTGGAGCATCCATGGCACGAAAAACATTAGGAGGAAAAGAGTCGTTCCTTGTTTCATAGATTATAGATTTAATTATTTATTTTTTCCGGGAAATTTCAAATGTTTTTTCTCTCGTAACAAAACTCATACCAAAAAATTCAATCATCCGTCTTCTGGTCGTTTTGCAGTGTTCTTTAAGCGTTCGAATTCTTTTAGGCCTTTTTCTGTGGATATAGCGTAAATAAAATTGATAAAGATCGTTGAAATAATTACCGAAATCGGGTATTCAAGCTTACTGGTGATTTCAGGATCTTTTAGAAAGTGCAATTGTTTGCCTAACAGGTACAATTGTAATTCTTTGTCAATATCCTTCCGGAAAAGTTCTTGTTTTATACCGTTATCCAGTAATGCCACGAGAAACTTCTTCGTTGACTCCTCTTCTTGCTTGGCTACTCTTTCGTACACGGCCGGGTGATATTTCCTTAAATCAAAATGATTGGCAGGTAAGCGGCTACCCAAGTCACTCACCATAAAATCCCGAATTTCGCTCATGACCACGATCGGATTTTTCTTGGCTAGTTGATTAACATCCGTGTTTTTTATTTTTTCATCTCTCCTGTACAACATCACTTGCTCCACCACGTCGTCTTTATTGGCAAACTGTTGGTAGAGTGTTTTCTTCGAAATTTTCAAGTGATTCGCTATATCATCCATGGAGGTACTTCTCAGTCCGAATCTCAAAAAAAGATTCGAGATAGCGGCTATAAGTTCCCTTTTTTGTTTTATGTTTTCTTCCATAGCTGATGTCTTAGTGTTTGTACTTGGAAACGAAACGTATTTAAAACGTTTCCCCGTGCAAAAGTATACAAATATTGTTCCACTAATACAGCACATGTGTTAAAGTATTGTTAAAACTCTTGTCGGGCGCAACTTTTCAATGATTTTAATCTTATTACATCATTTTCAATTTTCAATTCTCCATTTTCAATTCCATTATCCTATCTTTGTGTCATGATTGATCAGGCTACCATACAGAAAATTTTTGATGCGGCGGATATATACGAGGTTGTTTCCGATTTCGTGAGCTTAAAAAAGCGAGGTGTGAACTATCTTGGTTTGTGTCCGTTTCATAACGAGAAGACAGGTTCGTTCACCGTTTCCCCGGCAAAAGGCATATATAAATGTTTCGGTTGCGGGAAAGGGGGAAATGCCGTGAATTTTATCATGGAACACGAGCAGATGTCTTACGTGGAGGCATTGAAATATCTGGCCGAAAAATATCATATCCCGGTTGAAGAAAAAGAATTAACGGAGGAACAGAGGAAAGAGAAGACGGAACGGGAGAGTATGTTGATTGTCTCTTCGTATGCGAATGAATATTTCCAATATCAACTGTGGAACACGGACGAGGGACGTTCCGTGGGATTGGGTTACTTGCGCCAACGAGGTATCAGTGACGAGATGATTCGTAAATTCGGTTTGGGGTATAATCCGGAAGGTTGGGGAGCCTTCACGAAAGCGGCTCAGGAAAAGGGCTACAAGAAAGAGTTCCTCGTGAAAACAGGATTGACCATCGAGAACGAGAAAGGACTTTTCGATCGATTCCGAGCCCGCGTGATGTTTCCCGTGTTTGATCTGGCGGGTAAGGTGATTGCCTTCGGGGGACGAACGATGACGACTGATAAAAAGATTTCAAAATACCTGAATTCCCCGGAGTCCGAGATATATCATAAAAGTAAGACCCTTTACGGGATTTTCCTTGCCAAAAAATCTATCGTGCAGCAGGATCGTTGTATTTTGGTGGAAGGCTACACGGACGTGATCTCTTTTCATGCGAAAGGAATTGAGAATGTGGTGGCTTCTTCGGGAACCTCTTTGACGATCGAACAGATCCGGTTGATTCGTCGGCTAACCCCGAACGTGACGATCATTTATGACGGGGATGCTGCCGGGATCAAGGCTTCTTTGCGGGGAATCGATCTCGTGCTGGAAGAGGGACTGAACGTGAGAGTGCTTTTACTGCCGGATGGGGAGGATCCGGATTCTTTTGCTCGAAGTCACACGCCGCAAGATTTGGCGGACTTTATTGCGAATAACGAGACGGATTTTATAAATTTCAAGACAAAATTGTTATTAGGTACGGCAGGGGATGATCCGGTTGAACGGGCTCGCCTGATCACGGACATCGTGCGAAGTATTGCCAAGATTCCGGATAACATAGTGCGTTCAGTCTATGTGCGAGAAACTGCTCACCAGTTGGATGTCGAGGAACGGGTTTTGTATACCGAGATTGCCAAGGTCCGCTTGAAAAACGAAGAACAACCTTCCAAGACTTCTGTTACGACTCCGGAATTGAAGGTAACAACCCAGACACGAGGAGCGACTCCTTGTGACATCGAGGAAAGTGTGTTAATTCGTTACCTGCTTTTATTTGGGGATAGCGAGTTGTACGAGGAGGAACGTAACGGGTATATGCGGAGCGTGAGTGTCGGGGAATTCATTATCCGGGAACTTGGGGAAGATGATTTGGAATTATTAAATCCCGTGTTCCGTACGATGCAACAGGAATATCAGCGTCAATATGAATCGCCTTCGTTTATCCCGGCCCGGTATTTTATTTCTTACCCGGATATAAAAGTCAGTACCATGGCGGCCAATATCCTGAGCGAACCTTACGAGTTAAGTAAGATTTGGTATAAGATGGATAGTTTTGTCGAGACGGAACAAATGAAACTCGGTGAACTTTTACCTAAAATACTAGACAATTACAAGATGCGAAGAGTAGAAATGCTTTCCCGGGATATAGACAATCGCATCCTTGAATCACAGAATAGTAAAGATCCTTCTCAAATCATAGAACTTCTCAAGCGCAAAAATGCCATCAATGTCATTCGTCGTAAATTAAACGAGAAATTGGGACGTACGGGGATTCATTAAACAGAAATTGGAGCAGAATTCTAAGTTTATTTTGAAACAACTGCTCTCTCCAGTCTCTCGGGGAATCGCCTGGTAATCAGCTTTTCCCCGAGGGGCTGGAGGGGGTAGCTTATAGATACTGGATAAGATTTGTTAGGCAGTTCCAAGAAATCTTTACTTAAGGTAAAGCAACATATATAGCGTGAAAGGTAATTCTGTTCCGTCTTGGAATGTGCATTTGCAAAGAGGGAAAGGATTTTCTTCGTTTCGCATTAAATTTACGAATTCCCATTCACCGATTTTCTCGTCTTTATCCGTGAAAACAATGACACTTTCGTGCATATTTTTTTGGATAAGTTCTGTAGCCAATTCGTTATAACGTCCTTCGTTAGTGTAGTGTATTTCCTCTATTAACGGTTGGATATTCTTGTATTGTCCAATCGTTGTGCGAACCCGGATGTTGTTGAAATCTGTCACCCAATGTAAATTACCATTTTCCTCGTTTAGTGAAATATAATAATGGTCTCCTCCTTCTTTCTGTAGTGTGACCTCTTTGGGCATTCTCCTCATGATAAAGCGGGAGATAATGTCATCATCATTTATCTCCATTTTGATCGTTGCACTGTAAGGGGGGCATTTTACTGTTTGTATGGCTTCGGAGGTTTCTTTGTTGTATTGCTGTGCCTTGTGTAATAGAACTTCTTTGCCATTGGAGACTTCTATTTTAAGGTAAACCCCGGTACTGTAATCAATCGTTGCAATGAAATGAAGATCATTATTGGACTGATCCGTCTTGGAAGAGGGAAAAAAGGCTTCCATGAATCCGGCTGCATTGATCGTGGTGTCGAAATCCTGTTTGTTTTTGTTCCAAACTAATTTCATTCCGGTAAACGTGTTCTCTTTGCTTTGGTCTGAACTACGAGAGTTCATAAAATCGGAAATATCGAAATAGAAGTTTATACCATAATAATTCATGATATCTAATATCGAATTATTTTCTTCCATCTCGGCGAATTCCTCTACCAAGGTTATACATGAATTAATATTGTCTTCGATCAAAGTTCTTAATTCGGAAGTTGGCAACTTCGAGTACGGCTTGTCATAATCGGTAATAATTTTGTCATCGTCATCACTACACGCTACAAGAGTCGTAAGCAGGCATAATACATACAAGATTTTTCTCATTTCTTTATTTTTATGGTGATAATATCGACAAAAGTATAAAAAATGATATAGCTTACATAGGACGTTGGAATTATTCTTGCGAGAGTCTATTTATTTTTATTGGAGCGTGAGTAATAAAAACCGCCGTCCTGCACTGGACGGCGGTTTTGTTTTATATAAATTTCTCCCGGTTTCGGGTGTTGTTCAGTCCGAAGATGATAAAGAGGACAGAGGCGATCAACATATTCATCCGGCAATGGAAGACCGTGTTGAAAAATATCTGCGGGTTCTTGTCAATGGGAACATCGTAGGGATTCAGGAAAATATTCCATTGGCTATCCCCGATAGCTCCCTGTATCATGGAGAATAACAATCCGATAATGATGATCACCACGGAAGTCCCGTTCCCGTTCTTGATCATCGTGCTCAGCATGAATGAAAGCGTACCGATGAATAGAGCCGGAACCATGGCTTGCAACGTCAGGCCCATCGGGGGAACCGACACGATGGCCAAATCCGTTAATAGAGCAAGAAAACAGGTAATTACGAAACAGATCACGTAA from Butyricimonas virosa encodes the following:
- a CDS encoding TolC family protein translates to MKQGTTLFLLMFFVPWMLHAQEAPQTISLQQAVEFAIKHNKELQSSQMNIDLYRQKVRESVSQGLPQVNGTVTYSTNFNYKMDFGGQAIKMKDQSNLTVGLQQLLFSGQWILGLQTSKIAVRLTEQEVETTELDIIENIYNSYYTVLVSERMLDILRQNLENMNEIYKHTDNMYKAGTVEVTDVDQIRINVGQLKNSLLSMERTVAVNYNLLRLQLGLEAGTPIKLTDALNVFLENDKSARLYVEKFDINNNLSYQLITTQTELNKKMLGLEKWSYAPTISGNYNFNYKILKPALDMSPKHTAGLTMNIPIFSGLQRDSKVKQAKITLEQSYMQKSLLQDQLNVQDEQLKFNLKNAMENYNLQKENIDVATRVLKNYQRKYELGAVSSLDLTQANNNYLQAETNYTEAILSLLQAQVSLEKLYNQLPR
- a CDS encoding TetR/AcrR family transcriptional regulator, whose amino-acid sequence is MEENIKQKRELIAAISNLFLRFGLRSTSMDDIANHLKISKKTLYQQFANKDDVVEQVMLYRRDEKIKNTDVNQLAKKNPIVVMSEIRDFMVSDLGSRLPANHFDLRKYHPAVYERVAKQEEESTKKFLVALLDNGIKQELFRKDIDKELQLYLLGKQLHFLKDPEITSKLEYPISVIISTIFINFIYAISTEKGLKEFERLKNTAKRPEDG
- the dnaG gene encoding DNA primase, translated to MIDQATIQKIFDAADIYEVVSDFVSLKKRGVNYLGLCPFHNEKTGSFTVSPAKGIYKCFGCGKGGNAVNFIMEHEQMSYVEALKYLAEKYHIPVEEKELTEEQRKEKTERESMLIVSSYANEYFQYQLWNTDEGRSVGLGYLRQRGISDEMIRKFGLGYNPEGWGAFTKAAQEKGYKKEFLVKTGLTIENEKGLFDRFRARVMFPVFDLAGKVIAFGGRTMTTDKKISKYLNSPESEIYHKSKTLYGIFLAKKSIVQQDRCILVEGYTDVISFHAKGIENVVASSGTSLTIEQIRLIRRLTPNVTIIYDGDAAGIKASLRGIDLVLEEGLNVRVLLLPDGEDPDSFARSHTPQDLADFIANNETDFINFKTKLLLGTAGDDPVERARLITDIVRSIAKIPDNIVRSVYVRETAHQLDVEERVLYTEIAKVRLKNEEQPSKTSVTTPELKVTTQTRGATPCDIEESVLIRYLLLFGDSELYEEERNGYMRSVSVGEFIIRELGEDDLELLNPVFRTMQQEYQRQYESPSFIPARYFISYPDIKVSTMAANILSEPYELSKIWYKMDSFVETEQMKLGELLPKILDNYKMRRVEMLSRDIDNRILESQNSKDPSQIIELLKRKNAINVIRRKLNEKLGRTGIH